A single window of Anomaloglossus baeobatrachus isolate aAnoBae1 chromosome 9, aAnoBae1.hap1, whole genome shotgun sequence DNA harbors:
- the LOC142251756 gene encoding olfactory receptor 5B12-like — translation MKQNETIITYFILKGISDVPQLQAPIFVLVLFIYLTVLVGNMSLLLLVCLDTHLHTPMYFFLANLSVVDMTSSTVTLHKILLTFITGDNTVVYLACLVQFYMFASLSGHGLFILTAMSYDRYVAICRPLNYNIIMNFRICLLLASFCWIFGFIQVISYMLIISMISCYSSNVINHFCCDLIPILEIACNYKSILERVVNIQGLMIFIICPFSLISTSYLFIIRAIMKIRSSIGRRKVFTTCSSHLTLIVLLYTTLVFQYFVPSNSPGSKKLFSLFNTAIVPVLNPLIYSLKNKDVKAAFRRRLGKSKAEIL, via the coding sequence ATGAAGCAGAATGAAACAATCATCACATATTTCATCTTAAAGGGAATATCTGATGTTCCTCAGCTCCAGGCTCCAATATTTGTTCTGGTTTTATTCATTTATCTCACTGTTCTTGTTGGGAATATGAGTCTTCTTCTCCTGGTTTGCCTGGACACTCATCTTCACACTCCCATGTATTTCTTCCTGGCCAATCTGTCCGTAGTGGACATGACGTCTTCCACTGTCACCCTACATAAGATCCTTCTAACATTCATCACCGGAGATAATACGGTGGTCTACCTGGCCTGTCTCGTACAGTTTTATATGTTTGCATCCTTATCGGGACATGGACTTTTCATACTGACGGCCATGAGCTACGACCGGTATGTGGCCATTTGTAGGCCCTTAAATTATAACATTATTATGAACTTTAGGATTTGTCTTCTGTTGGCCTCGTTTTGCTGGATATTTGGTTTCATACAAGTCATTTCTTATATGTTAATAATATCCATGATTTCTTGTTATTCGTCCAATGTGATTAACCACTTCTGCTGTGACCTTATTCCCATCCTAGAAATAGCATGCAATTACAAGTCCATACTGGAAAGAGTTGTCAACATACAAGGACTGATGATTTTTATAATTTGTCCATTTTCTCTCATTTCAACTTCTTATCTCTTTATCATTAGGGCCATAATGAAGATACGATCCAGTATCGGTAGAAGAAAAGTCTTCACCACGTGCTCCTCACACCTTACATTAATCGTGTTGCTCTACACAACTCTCGTTTTTCAATACTTTGTACCTAGTAATAGTCCGGGCTCCAAAAAACTGTTTTCCTTGTTTAATACAGCGATCGTCCCTGTGCTGAATCCACTGATTTATAGTCTGAAGAATAAAGACGTAAAGGCTGCATTTAGACGTAGACTGGGGAAGAGTAAAGCTGAGATTTTGTGA